A region from the Vicia villosa cultivar HV-30 ecotype Madison, WI linkage group LG3, Vvil1.0, whole genome shotgun sequence genome encodes:
- the LOC131658475 gene encoding uncharacterized protein LOC131658475, translating into MIGRSRKDTFKYIKDRVWKKINSWSSRSLSQAGRETLIKSVLQAIPSYIMSIFLLPSSLSDEIEKMMNSFWWGHNRIRGKGLNWLSWDKLSIPKRDGGMGFRNLSAFNYAMLGKQAWSIMTNPDKLVTKLFKARYFPNRVFMDSGIGHNPSYVWRSLWSSKFVIRSGHKGSIGSGDNIPVWGQNWLHDSSSLINPWPNNPVITRLKVADLMSPNSKSWSPDLILPLVGRDVANKILNTPLFEAVHADRMIWKLDGNGNYSVRKTLYPLELDLEIKVLIARIRVVSAVWRKRATITSSSSALKAWSVGKVANQEEQATFSTILWSLWKCRNNLIWNQTEESKYHICNRAMNLLVGWRKAQTTRNPPNPQSNSSADTTWRKPAIGRLKCNIDASFSNNKVGIGACIRDDKGSFIAARTEWFSPITEVAVGEALGLLSSIKWVNELGYDNMDFELDAKSVVDNVNRSSPNNTDCGAITSECKRVLVSSFRNSHVKFVRRQANEVAHVLARAATFFASFQVFTDIPTCILSLIINEMK; encoded by the exons ATGATTGGTAGAAGCAGGAAAGACACCTTCAAGTATATCAAAGATAGAGTTTGGAAAAAGATAAATTCTTGGAGTAGCAGAAGTCTTTCTCAAGCAGGTAGAGAAACTCTCATCAAGTCTGTGCTACAAGCTATTCCTTCATACATTATGAGTATTTTCTTACTTCCTTCATCCTTAAGTGACGAAATTGAGAAAATGATGAATTCCTTTTGGTGGGGTCATAACCGAATTAGAGGCAAAGGTTTAAATTGGCTGTCTTGGGATAAATTGTCAATTCCTAAGAGAGACGGCGGTATGGGCTTTAGAAATCTCAGTGCTTTCAACTATGCTATGTTAGGTAAACAGGCTTGGAGTATCATGACAAATCCTGATAAACTTGTTACCAAATTGTTTAAAGCAAGATATTTTCCCAATCGCGTTTTTATGGATTCAGGTATTGGGCATAATCCAAGCTATGTCTGGAGGAGTTTATGGAGTTCTAAATTTGTGATTCGAAGTGGGCATAAGGGGAGCATTGGGTCGGGAGATAATATTCCCGTCTGGGGACAAAATTGGTTACATGACAGCTCTTCTCTGATTAATCCGTGGCCAAACAACCCAGTTATTACTAGGCTGAAAGTTGCGGACTTAATGAGCCCAAACTCAAAGTCCTGGTCCCCCGATCTGATTCTACCGTTAGTAGGGAGGGATGTTGCGAACAAAATCTTAAATACTCCTTTATTCGAAGCGGTCCACGCGGATAGAATGATTTGGAAGCTTGACGGAAATGGCAATTACTCTGTGAGAA AAACTCTGTACCCACTAGAGCTTGACTTAGAGATAAAGGTATTGATTGCCCGAATACGTGTGGTATCTGCGGTTTGGAGGAAGAGAGCTACCATCACCTCTTCTTCAAGTGCTCTAAAAGCGTGGAGTGTTGGGAAA GTTGCTAACCAAGAGGAACAAGCCACTTTCTCCACAATTTTATGGAGCCTATGGAAGTGCAGGAATAATCTGATATGGAATCAAACAGAAGAATCCAAATACCACATATGTAATCGAGCTATGAACCTCTTAGTCGGTTGGAGAAAGGCCCAGACGACAAGAAACCCGCCCAATCCTCAATCTAATTCTTCTGCTGATACGACTTGGAGAAAGCCGGCAATTGGTCGCCTCAAATGTAATATTGATGCCTCCTTTTCCAACAATAAAGTGGGTATTGGTGCTTGCATTAGAGATGACAAAGGCTCCTTTATTGCAGCCAGAACAGAGTGGTTCTCACCTATTACCGAAGTTGCCGTAGGTGAAGCTTTGGGACTTCTTTCTTCTATCAAATGGGTGAATGAGCTTGGTTACGATAATATGGATTTTGAATTGGATGCAAAAAGCGTTGTGGATAATGTGAATAGGAGCAGTCCTAATAATACGGATTGTGGTGCTATTACCTCAGAATGTAAGCGCGTTCTAGTATCTTCTTttaggaactctcatgttaagttCGTTAGAAGACAAGCTAATGAAGTTGCTCATGTCTTAGCTCGGGCGGCTACATTTTTTGCTAGTTTTCAGGTTTTTACCGATATACCAACATGTATTCTTTctcttattattaatgaaatgaagTAA